A genomic window from Oceanobacillus timonensis includes:
- a CDS encoding class D sortase: protein MIRKLSLLLFIAGFLIVAYNGWNYFQATKSVQDIPETENKTEAAPVDTPEKDIPEKETPEKTEETIDPSTLHYDIKEGSEVATLDIPDMGKRFTTYWGADESTLEQGVGMYVSEWTTVPNREGGHTVLSGHRDTVFTGLGELGEGDTLEVHYDGETFEYEINKTWITDPDDRTVIVEKEEPTLTLTTCYPFDFIGAAPERYIVEATLVE from the coding sequence ATGATTCGTAAATTATCACTGCTCTTATTTATAGCCGGTTTCCTTATTGTTGCATACAATGGTTGGAATTATTTTCAAGCAACCAAATCGGTTCAGGATATTCCAGAAACAGAAAATAAGACAGAAGCAGCGCCTGTGGATACACCTGAAAAAGATATCCCGGAGAAGGAAACGCCGGAAAAAACGGAAGAAACAATCGATCCATCAACACTTCATTATGATATCAAAGAAGGTTCAGAGGTAGCAACCCTGGACATTCCGGACATGGGGAAACGTTTTACAACCTACTGGGGAGCGGATGAGAGCACTCTTGAACAAGGTGTAGGCATGTATGTAAGTGAATGGACGACCGTTCCAAACCGTGAAGGTGGCCATACGGTTCTCTCGGGTCATCGCGACACCGTTTTTACCGGATTGGGTGAATTAGGTGAAGGAGATACATTGGAAGTTCATTACGACGGGGAAACTTTTGAATATGAAATCAATAAAACATGGATTACCGATCCGGATGATCGAACCGTTATCGTCGAAAAAGAGGAACCTACATTGACGCTGACAACATGTTATCCATTTGATTTTATCGGGGCTGCCCCTGAGCGTTATATTGTAGAGGCTACGCTGGTTGAGTGA
- a CDS encoding excalibur calcium-binding domain-containing protein yields MVTAIMNLGSLALLFAIVYIIIYFVQKRGSKRDKVLNKKVFYGSLITGLVLTFFGSGFLTEDENAEKVETLTEENEELNDELESIDSDHETALSELEQQHEEEIADLTAEIEESSGNLEEYEEQIAELEEENEQIDSLNDEIDELSAENDSLNDTISDLESDLASAESNTATASSSSSSDSSSGSSSESSTSSDSGSESSTSNGSESDSSSSESSSGSSVYYKNCTEAREAGAAPVHEGDPGYASHLDRDGDGIGCE; encoded by the coding sequence TTGGTTACTGCAATAATGAACCTGGGGTCATTAGCCTTATTGTTTGCAATTGTTTATATCATTATCTACTTTGTTCAAAAACGAGGTTCGAAACGTGACAAAGTACTAAATAAAAAGGTTTTCTATGGTTCTTTGATAACGGGACTAGTGCTTACGTTTTTCGGAAGCGGGTTTTTAACGGAAGATGAAAATGCGGAGAAGGTCGAAACGTTAACCGAGGAAAATGAGGAACTCAACGATGAATTAGAAAGTATTGACTCTGATCATGAAACAGCACTTTCCGAATTAGAACAACAACATGAGGAAGAAATAGCTGATTTAACCGCAGAAATAGAAGAATCCTCCGGTAACCTGGAAGAATACGAAGAACAGATAGCGGAATTGGAAGAGGAAAATGAGCAAATTGATTCGTTGAATGATGAAATTGATGAGTTATCCGCAGAGAATGATTCCTTAAATGATACAATAAGTGATTTGGAATCAGATCTTGCGAGTGCAGAATCTAATACTGCCACTGCAAGTAGCAGCAGCTCCTCTGATTCAAGTTCTGGGTCTAGTTCTGAATCAAGCACCAGCAGTGACTCTGGATCTGAATCGAGTACGAGTAACGGGTCAGAGTCTGATTCGAGTTCAAGTGAATCGTCCTCTGGTTCCAGTGTGTATTATAAGAATTGTACCGAAGCGAGAGAAGCTGGTGCAGCACCAGTACATGAAGGAGACCCTGGATATGCGTCTCATTTAGACCGTGATGGAGATGGTATTGGGTGTGAGTGA
- a CDS encoding carbohydrate ABC transporter permease — translation MRKPIRDLLTKLSLYASFVVIVLFFTFPLFWVLSLSFKTSDELYKVPPSLIPESLHFDNYLHVIQNNDIFLYLANSTKIVFLTVLLVLIIAVPAAFALSRYKFKLKPIILITILMTQMISAVVIAIPLYRLFINLGLINNLGFLIVVYVAVVLPFSTWFLKGYIDTIPKELDEAATVDGCNKFQTLVKVILPSSIPGIISVIILVSVQSWSQFVIPFILLDNIDLYPVSVGIINLQSTQQAITTHYLAAGSILSILPVMILFVLLQRFIVGALTSGAVKG, via the coding sequence ATGCGAAAACCGATTCGTGATTTATTAACAAAGCTGAGTTTATACGCGAGTTTTGTTGTCATTGTATTATTCTTTACCTTCCCTTTATTTTGGGTACTATCATTATCTTTTAAGACATCTGATGAATTATACAAAGTACCTCCAAGCCTTATACCAGAAAGTTTACACTTTGATAATTACCTTCATGTTATACAAAACAATGATATATTTCTTTATCTTGCAAATTCAACAAAGATTGTTTTTCTCACAGTTCTTCTTGTATTAATTATAGCTGTGCCGGCTGCTTTTGCATTATCAAGATATAAATTTAAATTAAAACCAATCATATTAATTACTATATTAATGACGCAAATGATTTCGGCAGTAGTTATTGCGATTCCTTTGTATCGATTATTTATCAATTTAGGTTTAATTAATAATCTTGGTTTTTTAATTGTTGTATACGTTGCTGTAGTGCTTCCATTTTCTACTTGGTTCTTAAAGGGTTATATTGATACAATACCTAAAGAATTGGATGAAGCAGCTACTGTAGATGGATGCAATAAGTTCCAAACTTTAGTCAAAGTTATACTTCCGTCAAGTATTCCAGGGATTATTTCCGTTATTATCTTAGTATCTGTGCAAAGTTGGTCGCAGTTTGTTATTCCTTTTATTTTATTAGATAATATCGATCTTTATCCAGTATCGGTGGGAATAATTAATCTTCAATCGACACAACAAGCTATTACAACACATTATTTAGCTGCGGGAAGTATTCTTTCCATATTGCCAGTTATGATCTTATTTGTTTTATTACAAAGATTTATTGTAGGAGCGTTAACAAGTGGAGCTGTCAAAGGGTAG
- a CDS encoding N-acetylmannosamine-6-phosphate 2-epimerase, translating into MLEKVEKALIVSCQALPDEPLHSSFIMSKMALAAKEGGAAGIRANTKEDILAIKKEVNLPVVGIVKRDYPDSPVFITATYKEIDELLESGCEMIALDATARKRPNNIELGELVDYIRRQNSNVEIMADIATLEDAKVAENLGFDCISTTLHGYTEETSGEKLYHRDFQFLKDVLETVQIPVIAEGNVITPEMFKRCLDLGAYASVVGGAITRPKDITRRFIED; encoded by the coding sequence ATGCTAGAAAAAGTGGAAAAAGCTTTGATTGTTTCCTGTCAGGCATTACCTGATGAACCGCTGCACAGCTCTTTTATAATGTCTAAAATGGCATTAGCAGCTAAAGAAGGCGGTGCTGCCGGCATCCGAGCCAATACCAAAGAAGATATTTTAGCAATTAAAAAGGAAGTAAATTTACCAGTTGTTGGCATTGTTAAAAGAGATTATCCTGACAGCCCTGTTTTTATTACTGCCACATATAAAGAAATCGATGAACTGTTAGAAAGCGGCTGTGAAATGATTGCGCTCGACGCCACAGCAAGAAAACGGCCAAATAATATAGAGCTCGGCGAATTAGTAGATTACATTCGCAGGCAGAACAGCAATGTGGAAATCATGGCAGATATCGCTACACTAGAGGATGCCAAGGTAGCTGAGAATTTAGGATTTGACTGTATTTCTACTACGCTTCATGGGTATACAGAGGAAACAAGTGGGGAAAAACTTTATCATCGTGATTTTCAATTTTTAAAAGACGTATTAGAGACAGTCCAAATTCCTGTTATTGCAGAGGGGAACGTCATCACTCCAGAGATGTTTAAACGTTGCCTGGATTTGGGTGCTTATGCAAGTGTTGTTGGCGGTGCAATTACTCGACCAAAGGACATTACAAGAAGATTTATTGAGGATTGA
- a CDS encoding excalibur calcium-binding domain-containing protein, whose amino-acid sequence MKRTRLTFVALLSVLLMFGTAQSVFAADNLNCEDFDTQQEAQEHYDADPSDPDRLDNDNDGIPCENLPGGDSTSSDNEASEPSNESVESEDTSADESSSSEDAATSEEDTTSSEDAATTEEETTASEDNAAAEETTSSEEDGGDLPDTATALPLGMLGGLGAMILGGLGLRKRQ is encoded by the coding sequence ATGAAAAGAACACGTTTAACGTTTGTTGCCCTTCTTTCCGTTCTTTTGATGTTCGGTACAGCTCAATCTGTTTTTGCTGCGGACAACTTGAACTGTGAAGATTTTGACACGCAACAAGAGGCTCAGGAACATTACGATGCTGATCCAAGTGATCCGGATAGGTTGGATAATGATAACGACGGCATCCCTTGTGAAAACCTTCCTGGTGGCGACTCTACTTCCAGCGATAACGAAGCATCCGAGCCTTCCAACGAATCGGTAGAATCTGAAGACACATCAGCGGATGAATCTAGTTCTTCTGAAGATGCTGCAACATCCGAAGAAGATACTACTTCCTCTGAAGATGCTGCAACCACAGAAGAAGAAACGACAGCTTCTGAGGATAATGCAGCTGCAGAAGAAACAACATCTTCTGAGGAAGATGGCGGCGATTTACCAGATACTGCAACAGCACTACCACTTGGTATGCTAGGTGGATTAGGCGCTATGATTCTTGGCGGACTTGGTTTACGCAAGCGTCAATAA
- a CDS encoding ROK family protein — translation MNYVSIDIGGTFIKYSVLDANHVFQFQHKVETKENIDDAIYHQVEAIITDQMHNGSISGIGISTAGIVDRNKGEIIYAGPTIPNYTGTAFKKRLTKKFKLPVHVENDVNAAMLGEVWKGAAQGADNVYCLTLGTGIGGAHYDNQQIIDGAHLKADSIGYLLYDPETKLNYEARASTSALNHALKQKLGNTFHAEKAFELARSGDKDCYDTICQWAAEIAKGLAQIILMKDPAIILIGGGISRQGDYLLDLIKKQLNTFLPANFLNTELKIAQLYNDAALYGAVFPFFKEDL, via the coding sequence GTGAATTATGTATCGATAGATATTGGAGGCACTTTCATAAAATACAGCGTGTTGGACGCGAATCACGTCTTCCAATTTCAACACAAGGTGGAGACAAAAGAAAATATAGACGATGCGATTTATCACCAGGTTGAAGCCATTATCACGGACCAAATGCATAACGGTTCGATTTCCGGAATTGGCATCAGTACAGCTGGAATTGTGGACAGAAATAAAGGAGAAATCATCTATGCTGGGCCAACTATCCCCAATTATACGGGCACAGCTTTTAAAAAAAGATTGACTAAAAAATTTAAACTGCCCGTACATGTTGAAAATGATGTGAATGCAGCCATGCTGGGGGAAGTTTGGAAAGGTGCGGCCCAAGGAGCGGATAACGTATATTGTTTAACACTTGGGACTGGTATCGGAGGCGCTCATTACGATAACCAGCAAATCATAGATGGAGCTCATTTAAAAGCTGACTCTATTGGCTATCTTTTATATGACCCGGAAACAAAGCTAAATTATGAGGCAAGAGCCTCCACTTCTGCACTGAATCATGCATTAAAACAAAAGCTCGGAAACACGTTTCATGCTGAAAAAGCTTTTGAACTTGCACGTTCCGGTGACAAGGATTGCTACGATACAATCTGCCAATGGGCTGCAGAAATAGCAAAAGGATTAGCCCAAATCATTCTTATGAAAGACCCTGCGATTATTCTAATTGGCGGAGGAATTTCCAGACAAGGTGATTATCTGCTCGACCTCATAAAAAAACAACTAAATACATTTTTACCAGCTAACTTTTTAAATACAGAATTAAAAATAGCACAACTTTATAACGATGCTGCTTTATATGGAGCAGTTTTCCCATTTTTTAAGGAGGATTTATAA
- a CDS encoding sodium:solute symporter yields the protein MDKVGLGTFNWVVIITYLIAMLAVGLYFTKRAGKNTDEFFTAGGKIPAWAAGFSIYATTLSAITYMSTPEQAFLTDWSYAAGNLAIFAIIPILIYFYIPFFRKLNVTSAYEYLEVRFGASLRVAGSLLFILFHIGRIAIVVYLPTLAITAVSDINPILVASIIGILCIIYTFLGGMEGVIWSDVIQGVILLGGAVFIIAIGINYINGGLSTIVTDALENDKLITSGNFQFGTAAAAIPIIFLGSIFNNLHQYTASQDVVQRYQTTKSIKETNKSLWTNGILALVTIPLFYGMGTMLFSYYSNSGGLPEGVNTSAVVPYFIVTTLPAGVAGLLIAAIFAAAQSTISSSLNSISACVITDFKQRFFEKERRGNDVLLARMIVIIAGILGMTAALYLVSTNRAETWNLFLDITGLFGVPIAAVFALGILTKRANTPGVFIGLGTAAAVAYFVQGTDLTPFAVSMVSFLVSFIVGYLASFAFSDKGKNIKGLTIYTKDDDYVQPVSKAQ from the coding sequence ATGGATAAAGTAGGGCTTGGAACATTTAACTGGGTGGTAATCATTACATATTTAATTGCGATGTTGGCAGTTGGACTTTATTTTACAAAAAGAGCTGGTAAAAATACAGATGAATTTTTTACAGCTGGTGGAAAAATACCTGCTTGGGCAGCGGGTTTTAGTATCTATGCTACAACATTAAGCGCGATTACGTATATGTCTACACCTGAACAGGCATTTTTGACTGATTGGTCTTATGCAGCGGGAAATCTTGCTATTTTTGCGATTATCCCTATCTTGATCTATTTTTATATACCGTTTTTTAGAAAATTGAATGTTACAAGTGCTTATGAATATTTAGAAGTAAGGTTTGGCGCATCATTAAGAGTGGCAGGAAGTCTATTATTTATTTTATTTCATATTGGTCGTATAGCGATTGTTGTTTATTTGCCTACACTTGCTATTACAGCGGTTTCAGATATAAACCCTATATTGGTAGCTTCCATCATTGGTATCTTGTGTATTATATATACCTTCTTAGGAGGTATGGAAGGAGTAATATGGAGCGATGTTATCCAAGGTGTTATTCTCTTGGGGGGAGCTGTCTTTATCATTGCTATTGGAATAAATTATATAAATGGTGGTCTTTCAACAATTGTCACGGATGCTTTGGAGAATGATAAATTGATAACATCAGGTAATTTTCAGTTTGGAACGGCAGCTGCTGCCATACCAATCATCTTTTTAGGGTCAATTTTCAATAATTTGCATCAATATACAGCGAGCCAGGATGTTGTCCAGCGCTATCAGACAACCAAATCTATTAAAGAAACGAACAAATCACTTTGGACTAACGGGATTCTTGCATTAGTCACTATTCCGTTATTTTATGGAATGGGGACAATGTTGTTCAGTTATTATTCGAATTCAGGTGGTTTGCCTGAAGGAGTAAATACCTCAGCCGTTGTCCCTTATTTTATAGTGACAACGCTTCCGGCAGGCGTAGCAGGATTATTAATTGCTGCGATATTTGCAGCTGCTCAATCAACGATTTCTTCCAGCTTAAATAGTATTTCAGCTTGTGTAATTACAGATTTTAAACAACGTTTTTTCGAAAAAGAGAGACGGGGTAATGATGTATTACTTGCAAGGATGATAGTTATTATTGCTGGCATATTGGGAATGACAGCTGCACTATACCTGGTTTCTACAAATAGGGCAGAAACATGGAACTTATTTTTAGATATAACTGGATTGTTTGGTGTTCCAATTGCTGCTGTTTTTGCATTAGGGATATTAACGAAAAGGGCAAATACGCCCGGAGTGTTTATTGGTCTAGGAACAGCGGCAGCTGTAGCATATTTTGTTCAAGGTACTGATTTAACACCATTTGCAGTTAGTATGGTTTCCTTTCTGGTTTCTTTTATTGTCGGTTATCTAGCAAGTTTTGCATTCTCTGATAAAGGAAAAAATATTAAAGGATTAACTATTTACACAAAAGATGATGATTATGTTCAACCAGTAAGCAAAGCGCAGTAA
- a CDS encoding carbohydrate ABC transporter permease — protein MNSKGTVIHKMFSQSALPWLMPIGIILLFVYFYPVFEIVRLSFTDATLIDNNYNYTLDSYKNIFSNPNFFQTLITTGIFVSISIIFQMLLGFIVATIIDQGQKRGLKGTVITRTAVLTAWAIPGVVIGVIWRILYNETDAGIVNYLLSLGGLDTIPFLSDPEVALFAVIFANIWRGTAFSMILIYAGLKTLPTDVIEAAKIDGANVLQRTLKVILPMLAPMLLINLVIISIDTFNTFDMVMALTGGGPGQSTEVISLSIYSSIFNQFNLGQGAATSVVLLGINVVMTIVYILFLGRGGNK, from the coding sequence ATGAACTCAAAAGGTACGGTAATTCATAAAATGTTTTCCCAATCGGCATTACCCTGGTTAATGCCGATTGGTATAATTTTGCTTTTTGTATATTTCTATCCAGTATTTGAGATTGTTCGTCTTAGTTTTACGGATGCTACATTAATAGATAATAATTATAACTATACGCTTGATTCTTATAAGAATATATTTTCAAATCCTAATTTTTTTCAAACGTTGATAACCACAGGTATTTTTGTTTCTATCAGTATTATTTTTCAGATGTTATTAGGCTTTATTGTAGCTACAATCATTGACCAAGGTCAAAAAAGGGGTTTAAAAGGAACAGTAATAACCAGAACAGCGGTTTTAACCGCATGGGCCATTCCAGGCGTAGTAATAGGGGTCATTTGGAGAATTCTTTATAATGAAACAGATGCAGGTATCGTTAATTACCTGCTAAGTCTAGGTGGTTTAGATACAATTCCGTTTTTATCCGATCCGGAAGTGGCTTTATTTGCAGTAATTTTTGCAAATATATGGCGGGGAACAGCTTTTAGTATGATTTTAATTTATGCTGGATTAAAAACATTGCCAACCGACGTTATTGAAGCGGCAAAAATAGATGGTGCTAATGTGTTGCAACGTACGTTAAAAGTTATCTTGCCAATGTTAGCCCCAATGTTACTAATAAACTTAGTAATTATCTCAATAGATACGTTTAATACGTTTGATATGGTGATGGCATTAACTGGCGGGGGACCTGGCCAGAGTACAGAAGTTATTTCTTTAAGTATCTATAGTTCTATATTCAATCAATTTAATCTGGGGCAAGGTGCTGCTACATCTGTTGTCTTATTAGGTATAAATGTTGTTATGACCATTGTTTATATATTGTTTTTAGGTAGAGGAGGGAATAAATAA
- a CDS encoding CsbD family protein codes for MSDGFKDKMRGAGDKVKGEAKEAFGKITDDKKKQAEGKADKAKGAAKDTKGDVKDTLNHSDEQNDRER; via the coding sequence ATGAGTGACGGTTTTAAAGATAAAATGAGAGGTGCAGGAGATAAAGTAAAAGGAGAAGCAAAAGAAGCATTTGGCAAAATAACAGATGACAAGAAAAAACAAGCAGAAGGAAAGGCGGACAAAGCCAAAGGTGCAGCCAAAGACACAAAAGGCGATGTGAAAGATACGCTGAATCATTCTGATGAACAAAATGATAGAGAAAGATAA
- a CDS encoding extracellular solute-binding protein, translating into MKKYIIFVLLLTATFLAGCQSGESGDADSNELSWYTTTGYSPQSTTTATAEYISGKVEKFESDYPDIELNTQIQSTNIAEAMSRLLEQANQGRAPDLAVIDSYLFPQYIDYLQPLDDLMEQHGLEPDDFLSFAEDVITGPDGKIYGLYMTTDTRVLFYNKELVPEPPETWEEVVEVGKELNENGYDAITTPGGRGEGTSVTTLWPLFWGKGGKLVDDEGKPVFGEGENREIMIEVLETIQNSVAEGVLPQRVAGYGSENDQNEEIAGGNIGMFIGGSWQEATLKDTLSEEEFEKWDIAPVPTLEGGENTTTAGGWVWGIFTDDPEKQEAAFDLVYNTFISEEGMGDFASVHGGLPARFSVYDSEHYEGTKFSNEYKEMLDDYARVRPGSEYYPEISNEMQIAISDVISGNKEPEEAVDDAWRVVNTE; encoded by the coding sequence GTGAAAAAATACATTATCTTTGTGCTTTTGCTAACTGCTACATTCCTGGCAGGTTGCCAATCAGGGGAATCTGGTGATGCTGACAGTAATGAATTAAGTTGGTATACTACAACGGGTTATTCACCGCAGTCCACTACGACTGCTACAGCTGAATATATATCTGGGAAGGTAGAAAAATTTGAAAGCGATTACCCGGATATAGAACTTAATACACAAATACAATCTACAAATATTGCAGAGGCAATGTCCAGATTATTAGAACAAGCCAACCAAGGAAGAGCCCCTGATCTTGCCGTAATCGATTCTTATTTATTTCCACAATATATTGATTATTTACAACCACTAGATGATTTAATGGAACAACATGGATTAGAACCAGATGACTTTTTGTCATTTGCAGAAGATGTAATAACTGGACCAGATGGTAAAATATATGGCTTATATATGACTACAGATACGAGAGTTTTGTTTTATAACAAAGAATTAGTACCTGAACCTCCTGAGACATGGGAAGAAGTTGTTGAGGTTGGCAAAGAATTAAATGAAAATGGCTACGATGCAATCACGACACCTGGCGGAAGAGGCGAGGGAACCTCTGTAACAACATTATGGCCTTTGTTCTGGGGGAAAGGCGGCAAATTGGTAGATGATGAAGGAAAACCAGTTTTTGGTGAGGGAGAAAATAGAGAAATTATGATTGAAGTTCTGGAGACAATTCAAAATTCCGTAGCTGAAGGCGTATTACCTCAACGAGTAGCAGGATATGGCAGCGAAAATGACCAAAATGAAGAAATAGCTGGAGGAAATATTGGAATGTTTATTGGAGGCAGTTGGCAAGAGGCAACTTTGAAAGATACATTAAGTGAAGAAGAGTTTGAAAAGTGGGATATTGCTCCAGTACCGACACTTGAAGGCGGTGAAAACACAACAACTGCAGGTGGATGGGTATGGGGAATTTTCACTGACGATCCTGAAAAACAAGAAGCTGCATTTGACTTAGTTTACAATACTTTTATAAGTGAAGAAGGTATGGGGGATTTCGCATCAGTACACGGAGGTTTACCTGCAAGATTTTCAGTTTACGACTCTGAACATTATGAAGGCACTAAATTTAGTAACGAATATAAAGAAATGCTTGATGACTATGCTAGGGTACGCCCTGGTTCAGAATATTATCCTGAGATTTCTAACGAAATGCAAATTGCAATTTCTGATGTTATTTCCGGTAATAAAGAGCCGGAAGAAGCAGTGGATGATGCTTGGAGAGTAGTAAATACAGAATAA
- a CDS encoding FadR/GntR family transcriptional regulator, which produces MEPINASERKSLKQTIIQEVKQYIIDNNLRAGDRLPAERKFMEIFGVSRSVIREALSYLENTGVVRVRQGQGAVLNESNIEKLLDSFFFLWQVNGGNLKDIQSLRVIFESSAMEEIIKNENTADLLKLKESILKYREAVTKEAFIEADMNFHKQLLEATNNILFIQMTNMITSYFFESASRIDISYQEFQKINDEHEKMVDMLIKKDVQGAKSLLTAHINNTKKA; this is translated from the coding sequence ATGGAACCAATTAATGCATCGGAAAGAAAATCCTTAAAACAAACAATCATTCAAGAAGTAAAACAATACATTATCGACAACAATTTAAGAGCAGGCGACAGGCTACCTGCAGAAAGAAAGTTTATGGAGATATTTGGGGTGAGTCGTTCTGTTATCAGGGAAGCGTTAAGTTATTTGGAAAATACAGGTGTTGTCAGAGTCCGGCAAGGACAAGGTGCTGTTTTAAATGAATCGAATATTGAGAAATTACTCGATAGTTTCTTTTTCCTGTGGCAGGTGAATGGCGGCAATCTAAAAGATATTCAAAGCTTGCGCGTGATCTTTGAATCCAGCGCCATGGAGGAAATCATAAAAAATGAAAACACTGCAGATCTTCTGAAACTGAAAGAATCCATCTTAAAATATAGAGAAGCTGTAACGAAAGAGGCGTTTATAGAAGCAGACATGAACTTCCATAAACAGCTGTTAGAAGCAACGAATAATATTTTGTTCATACAAATGACCAATATGATCACCAGCTACTTTTTTGAATCAGCATCACGTATTGATATCTCCTATCAAGAATTTCAAAAAATAAATGATGAACACGAAAAAATGGTAGATATGCTCATTAAAAAGGACGTGCAAGGAGCTAAAAGTCTCTTAACGGCTCACATAAATAATACAAAGAAAGCATAG
- a CDS encoding N-acetylneuraminate lyase has protein sequence MKGIFSALLVPFDEEGKVKENGLREIVRQNIDEQEVDGLYVNGSSGENFMLSLEQKKFIFKTVKEEAKSDVMLIAQVGSINLDEAVELGQYATDLGYDSLSAVTPFYYPFSFEEIKAYYETIIEKTNNNMIIYAIPALTGVGITTDQFEELFQHEKVIGVKFTDSNLFLLERLRNKFPNKLIYSGFDEMLIYGAISGVDGAIGSTFNVNGKRAKQILHLCQQGNVSDAYEVQHTTNDLIEKVLELGIYQTLKEILKVKGIDAGTTKKPMKAFDESKREEVVALVEQFQL, from the coding sequence ATGAAAGGTATTTTCTCAGCGTTATTGGTTCCTTTTGATGAAGAAGGAAAGGTAAAGGAAAATGGTTTACGGGAAATTGTAAGACAGAATATAGATGAGCAGGAAGTCGATGGATTATATGTAAATGGGAGCTCTGGGGAAAACTTCATGTTATCGCTGGAACAAAAAAAGTTTATTTTCAAAACTGTAAAAGAAGAAGCGAAATCAGATGTAATGTTAATTGCGCAGGTTGGTTCTATTAATTTAGATGAAGCTGTAGAACTGGGACAATACGCTACGGATCTAGGTTATGACAGTCTATCTGCTGTTACGCCGTTTTATTATCCATTTAGTTTTGAAGAAATAAAAGCTTATTATGAAACAATTATTGAAAAAACGAACAATAATATGATTATTTATGCTATTCCAGCTTTGACTGGTGTAGGCATTACGACTGATCAATTTGAAGAATTGTTTCAACATGAAAAAGTAATCGGGGTCAAATTTACAGATAGCAACTTATTTTTGTTGGAAAGACTTCGAAACAAGTTTCCCAATAAGCTAATTTATTCTGGTTTTGATGAAATGTTAATTTACGGAGCAATTTCTGGAGTAGATGGAGCGATTGGAAGTACATTTAATGTTAATGGTAAACGGGCAAAGCAGATATTACACCTCTGTCAACAGGGCAATGTTTCTGATGCTTATGAGGTTCAGCATACTACCAATGATTTGATTGAAAAAGTTCTTGAATTAGGAATTTATCAGACGTTAAAAGAAATTTTAAAGGTAAAAGGGATCGATGCAGGGACTACGAAGAAACCAATGAAAGCTTTTGATGAATCAAAGCGTGAGGAAGTAGTTGCATTAGTAGAGCAATTTCAATTGTAG
- a CDS encoding FadR/GntR family transcriptional regulator encodes MAIQKTSLVEIAMDRIKTYILENKLKENDKLPTEKELTAKLQVSRTVVRESLRSLESIGILTIKPGGGVFVGDADFRSIKSILKHHYETHGVKIRELVEIRKILELGALRLIIEKNVEVDFDYLENLNQEYYEAITHHQDTKKYDQLFHQHIIREADNKTFYNFTEVIQEYFSLVKIDLMQSQEDLLASYQEHNEILTGLKDNNLEYSHKMMSAHFEPIFDYIYEMEGLKENGTN; translated from the coding sequence ATGGCAATTCAAAAAACATCATTAGTAGAAATAGCAATGGATCGGATTAAAACATATATTCTTGAAAATAAATTAAAAGAAAATGATAAACTGCCAACGGAAAAAGAACTTACTGCCAAACTGCAAGTAAGCAGGACAGTAGTAAGAGAGTCATTAAGATCATTAGAATCTATTGGCATCTTAACAATCAAACCCGGCGGCGGGGTTTTTGTCGGGGACGCTGATTTCCGTTCCATTAAATCCATTCTCAAACATCATTATGAAACACACGGAGTAAAAATTAGAGAGCTGGTTGAGATCAGAAAAATTTTGGAGCTGGGCGCTTTACGACTGATTATCGAAAAAAATGTAGAGGTCGATTTCGATTATCTGGAAAACCTGAATCAAGAATACTACGAGGCTATTACCCATCATCAGGATACCAAAAAATACGATCAGCTTTTCCATCAACATATTATTCGAGAAGCAGATAACAAAACATTTTATAATTTCACAGAGGTCATACAAGAGTATTTTTCACTTGTAAAAATTGACTTAATGCAAAGTCAGGAGGATTTGTTAGCATCTTATCAGGAACATAATGAGATACTGACAGGCCTTAAAGACAATAACTTAGAATACAGCCACAAAATGATGTCTGCACATTTTGAACCTATCTTTGACTATATTTATGAAATGGAAGGGTTAAAAGAAAATGGAACCAATTAA